In Syntrophales bacterium, the following are encoded in one genomic region:
- a CDS encoding electron transfer flavoprotein subunit alpha/FixB family protein: MKDVMVWIEQRDNRIMDVSLEMLQKATELAAVLEGNVSAVLIGNECRKLADEIIFYGASKVFLIEDPRLQLYQSDPYVRIASDVISEASPEIVLIGGTSIGMDIAPRVAARLRTGLTSHCVDLYIEKIEGKDQLVHMVPGWKGNMMIKIICPECRPQMATVRPGVMERGKPDHLLRGEIVSISPDIRDDDFKAKTLEMVHEEVEGISLDDADIIVSGGYGLYSAGGFKLIEELADAINGEIAGTRPAFDAGWIPENRMIGQSGKTVRPKLFVSVGASGAMHYTTGFSKSKVIVGIDRNPKASIFNVSDIGVVGDLAKIVPCLIEELKNKKEIFTD, encoded by the coding sequence ATGAAAGACGTTATGGTCTGGATTGAACAGAGGGACAACCGTATAATGGATGTATCTCTGGAAATGCTTCAAAAGGCCACAGAACTCGCCGCCGTGTTGGAAGGCAATGTTTCTGCTGTTCTCATCGGTAATGAATGCAGAAAGCTGGCTGATGAAATCATTTTTTACGGAGCATCTAAGGTCTTTCTGATAGAGGACCCCCGGTTACAGCTTTATCAAAGTGACCCCTATGTCAGGATTGCATCTGATGTCATATCCGAAGCTTCTCCTGAGATTGTTCTTATAGGGGGTACGTCTATCGGCATGGACATTGCTCCGAGGGTTGCAGCCAGGTTGAGAACAGGACTGACAAGTCACTGCGTTGATTTATATATCGAAAAGATTGAAGGAAAAGATCAGCTTGTTCATATGGTTCCCGGTTGGAAGGGGAACATGATGATAAAGATTATCTGTCCAGAGTGTCGTCCACAGATGGCGACTGTTCGTCCCGGTGTAATGGAGAGGGGGAAACCTGATCATCTACTAAGAGGGGAGATTGTATCAATAAGTCCCGATATAAGGGATGACGATTTTAAAGCGAAGACACTGGAAATGGTGCATGAAGAAGTAGAGGGAATATCTCTGGATGATGCGGATATTATCGTTTCTGGAGGTTATGGTCTCTATTCAGCAGGAGGGTTTAAACTTATTGAGGAACTGGCGGATGCTATAAATGGGGAGATAGCCGGGACCCGCCCTGCTTTTGATGCGGGCTGGATTCCGGAGAATCGAATGATAGGGCAGAGTGGCAAGACGGTAAGGCCGAAGCTCTTTGTGAGTGTCGGGGCTTCCGGGGCGATGCACTATACAACGGGTTTTAGCAAGTCGAAGGTTATTGTCGGGATCGATAGAAACCCTAAGGCCTCTATATTTAATGTTTCGGATATTGGCGTTGTCGGGGATCTGGCAAAAATCGTTCCCTGTTTGATTGAAGAGTTAAAAAATAAGAAAGAAATTTTTACAGACTGA
- a CDS encoding electron transfer flavoprotein subunit beta/FixA family protein yields the protein MSLNIIVCIKQVPDPEHFDKISIDPRTGSIQREGIPSITNPLDRNAIEEALRKKEEFGGMVTVLTMGPPQARKSIEDALAMGADKGLILCDVAFAGADTLSTARVLSVGIRSLGEFDLILCGNETVDGATGHVAAQLAEFLDIPHVTFARRIDVVDEKTVMVERNIENGYLEVEVKLPAVISVVKSINKYRLPTVMGIMEAAGKEIVELGCSACESAGVPGSEIGLEGSPTRVLEVFESPQRRKVEMIEGNPEEIARKLVRRLHELEGL from the coding sequence ATGTCGTTGAATATTATTGTGTGTATCAAGCAGGTTCCTGACCCCGAACATTTTGATAAGATTTCCATTGATCCGAGAACCGGTTCTATTCAGAGGGAGGGAATCCCATCCATCACAAATCCTCTGGACAGGAATGCCATTGAAGAAGCTTTAAGAAAAAAGGAGGAATTCGGAGGGATGGTAACAGTCCTGACGATGGGACCGCCACAGGCGAGAAAGAGCATTGAGGACGCCCTTGCGATGGGTGCCGATAAGGGACTCATTCTCTGTGATGTGGCTTTTGCCGGGGCGGATACCCTGTCGACAGCCCGTGTTTTATCGGTCGGCATACGTTCCCTGGGTGAATTTGATTTGATTTTATGCGGGAACGAAACAGTGGATGGGGCTACCGGGCATGTAGCGGCTCAGTTAGCAGAGTTTCTCGATATTCCCCACGTAACTTTCGCACGGAGGATTGACGTTGTTGATGAGAAGACTGTTATGGTCGAGCGGAACATTGAGAACGGTTATCTTGAAGTTGAGGTGAAGCTTCCCGCAGTGATTTCTGTTGTGAAGAGTATTAACAAATACAGGCTTCCCACTGTTATGGGAATCATGGAGGCTGCGGGGAAGGAGATTGTGGAGCTTGGATGTTCTGCCTGCGAATCAGCTGGTGTGCCGGGGAGCGAAATAGGGCTTGAGGGGTCTCCTACAAGGGTGCTGGAAGTTTTTGAGTCACCTCAAAGACGCAAGGTGGAAATGATTGAAGGAAACCCCGAAGAAATTGCACGAAAACTTGTACGAAGACTTCATGAGCTTGAGGGGCTGTGA
- a CDS encoding sensor domain-containing diguanylate cyclase — translation MSDIKKILETLRTNQDIAQNFFEIELSILSILNFKDLFERLLTEIKEKFEIPYVWISIIDNSEVYNLTEALTSSKTLKERLNFIDRKTFTNLTGNKAKPVLINNNLKAFYKLMPQKHKYLIRSLAIAPLTVDGEIIGSLNQADHSEQRFQPDMDTILLEQLAIKISICLSNVIAHEKLKLLAFRDPLTGLLNRRVMDDALNREFGLTKRYATPLSLIYLDIDGLKIVNDRYGHDIGDDLLKYVAIHLEYMSREGDIVARVGGDEFIIILPYTTTKNAHNLTSRFENFFRENPMDTQETSIPVSISFGIASTEDKTISEAESLLKKADTMLYHAKKLKSERYSTNLCH, via the coding sequence ATGAGTGACATAAAAAAGATTCTTGAAACGCTAAGAACAAACCAGGATATTGCTCAAAATTTCTTTGAAATCGAATTAAGCATCCTGTCAATCCTTAACTTTAAAGATCTTTTTGAAAGACTGCTTACCGAAATTAAAGAAAAATTTGAAATTCCATACGTCTGGATTTCAATAATCGACAACAGTGAGGTTTACAACCTCACTGAAGCACTGACATCATCCAAAACCCTCAAGGAACGGCTGAATTTTATAGACCGAAAGACATTTACAAACCTTACTGGAAACAAGGCAAAACCCGTACTAATAAATAACAACCTAAAAGCCTTCTACAAACTTATGCCGCAGAAGCATAAGTACCTTATAAGATCTCTTGCCATAGCTCCGTTAACCGTCGACGGTGAAATCATCGGCAGCCTGAACCAGGCAGATCATTCTGAGCAGCGTTTTCAACCCGATATGGACACAATCCTGCTCGAGCAACTTGCCATCAAGATTTCAATCTGCCTGTCGAATGTGATAGCTCATGAAAAACTCAAGTTGCTTGCCTTCAGAGATCCACTCACGGGACTGCTGAATCGCAGAGTCATGGACGATGCTTTGAATAGAGAATTCGGGCTGACCAAGCGCTATGCAACCCCTTTGTCACTAATATACCTTGACATCGATGGCTTGAAGATTGTGAATGACCGGTATGGCCACGACATCGGTGATGATTTGCTAAAATATGTCGCAATCCATTTAGAGTATATGAGCCGAGAAGGTGACATTGTTGCAAGAGTTGGAGGAGATGAATTTATAATCATCCTTCCATACACAACTACTAAAAATGCCCATAATTTAACGAGCCGCTTTGAAAACTTTTTCCGGGAAAATCCCATGGATACTCAAGAAACATCAATCCCGGTTTCAATCAGCTTTGGAATAGCATCAACAGAAGATAAAACAATAAGCGAGGCGGAATCCCTTTTAAAAAAAGCGGATACAATGCTCTACCATGCCAAGAAACTCAAATCAGAACGTTATTCCACCAATTTATGCCATTGA
- the coaE gene encoding dephospho-CoA kinase (Dephospho-CoA kinase (CoaE) performs the final step in coenzyme A biosynthesis.) has translation MLSVGLTGGIASGKSTVAKMFQEKGAYLIDLDVMVRSVEEPGAPVWKRIVEDFGSKILNEDGTINREKLGAIVFCDKEKLEKLNEIVHPVVFGEWKQQIADIEKNDPDAIVVSDIPLLIEVGKVDEVDLVVLVYISQEEQIRRLIERDRCSRKEALARIDSQMPIDKKLWYSDFVVDNGGSLEETAEQVSDIWERFLEREKQI, from the coding sequence ATGTTGAGCGTTGGGCTAACAGGAGGGATCGCCAGCGGGAAGTCAACAGTCGCTAAGATGTTCCAGGAAAAAGGCGCATACCTGATTGACTTAGATGTCATGGTGCGCTCTGTGGAGGAACCGGGGGCTCCTGTATGGAAGAGAATCGTGGAAGATTTCGGGTCGAAAATCCTGAATGAAGACGGAACGATAAACCGTGAGAAACTTGGCGCCATTGTCTTCTGTGATAAGGAAAAGCTGGAGAAGCTCAACGAAATTGTACATCCTGTCGTTTTTGGAGAATGGAAACAGCAGATTGCTGATATAGAGAAAAATGACCCGGATGCCATAGTCGTTTCAGATATTCCTCTCCTGATAGAGGTGGGGAAGGTGGATGAAGTTGATCTGGTTGTCCTGGTCTATATTTCTCAAGAAGAGCAGATTCGAAGACTCATCGAGAGAGACCGGTGTAGCCGTAAAGAGGCACTGGCTCGAATTGACTCTCAGATGCCGATAGATAAAAAACTCTGGTATTCCGATTTTGTAGTTGATAATGGAGGATCGCTTGAGGAGACAGCGGAGCAGGTAAGTGATATCTGGGAGAGATTTTTAGAGAGAGAAAAACAGATTTGA
- a CDS encoding cytidylate kinase-like family protein, producing MSIITISRGSHTRGKEIAEKVANKLGYKCIAREVLIDASASYNISEVKLLQAIADPPSFFDRFTRVKEKYITYIESELLKHLKQDNIVYHGFAGHFFVKDISHVLKVRIIADIKDRAKIVMERDKISKKEAFQFLKKIDSQRTKWSKNLYGIDVVDPVLYDIVINIKNITVDRAVEIICKAVKLKQFQTTPESQKAIEDLSLASQVKAALTDANNETEVYADGGDIRVKTVSTLSEKEKDKIKKAAEKVSGVLKVTVQKKV from the coding sequence ATGTCTATTATCACGATATCAAGGGGTTCGCACACCAGGGGAAAAGAAATAGCCGAAAAAGTTGCTAATAAACTGGGCTATAAATGTATTGCCAGAGAGGTTCTTATTGATGCCTCAGCAAGTTATAATATTTCAGAAGTAAAACTACTTCAGGCCATTGCAGACCCACCCTCTTTTTTTGATCGTTTTACTCGTGTAAAAGAAAAATATATTACATATATTGAAAGTGAACTCTTAAAACACCTGAAACAAGACAATATAGTTTACCATGGCTTTGCAGGTCATTTTTTCGTGAAAGATATTTCTCACGTTCTCAAGGTTCGAATCATTGCGGACATAAAGGATCGTGCCAAAATAGTGATGGAGCGGGATAAAATTTCAAAAAAAGAAGCTTTTCAATTTCTGAAAAAAATTGACAGTCAACGAACAAAATGGAGTAAAAACCTCTATGGAATTGATGTAGTAGATCCTGTTCTCTATGATATTGTCATTAATATTAAAAACATAACCGTTGATCGAGCGGTTGAGATTATTTGTAAGGCAGTTAAATTAAAACAGTTTCAAACGACCCCTGAGTCTCAAAAAGCAATAGAAGATCTATCTCTGGCTTCCCAGGTTAAAGCTGCCTTGACAGACGCGAACAATGAAACTGAAGTATACGCTGACGGTGGAGATATTCGCGTAAAAACGGTATCAACTCTTTCAGAGAAAGAAAAAGATAAAATCAAAAAAGCTGCAGAAAAAGTTTCAGGTGTTCTTAAAGTTACCGTCCAGAAAAAAGTATAG